From the genome of Cryptococcus depauperatus CBS 7841 chromosome 1, complete sequence, one region includes:
- a CDS encoding mitochondrial import inner membrane translocase subunit TIM10 produces MSFLFGGNNRSAEGQVDPAKIEMAVAELDMITDVFNRLVTSCHTKCISSTPLNYRYAEGDLLKGESVCIDRCTAKFFEVNKKVGERMSAMGNTAQATGSFGR; encoded by the exons ATGagttttctctttggtGGTAACA ACCGATCAGCTGAGGGCCAGGTTGATCCTGCAAAAATTGAGATGGCTGTTGCCGAACTTG ATATGATTACGGATGTTTT CAACCGGCTCGTTACCTCTTGTCACACCAaatgcatctcttcaaccCCTCTCAACTATCGATATGCCGAAGGAGATTTGTTAAAGGGTGAAAGTGTCTGTATCGACCGGTGTACAGCCAAATTCTTCGAA GTCAACAAGAAAGTTGGAGAGCGAATGTCTGCCATGGGCAATACTGCTCAAGCTACAGGTTCTTTCGgaagataa